The proteins below are encoded in one region of Lactuca sativa cultivar Salinas chromosome 3, Lsat_Salinas_v11, whole genome shotgun sequence:
- the LOC111912319 gene encoding uncharacterized protein LOC111912319 produces the protein MQSSGKSGGLLSMWDVNIFEVHEVIKSSRFLITIGDWEGIPDNTILANIYGPHDLDEKKRLWDELLQIKRERQGTWILFGDFNTVRRREERLNSHFCASSAFYFNKFISDAGLHDIRLGGSKYTYCYNSLNKLSKLDRFLVCNNFVNIFPFTSTIALPRELSDHSPIILQTSFADFGKPPFRLFNSWLDREGFEEVVKSTWKEFEGYGAPNMYLMAKMKFLKNRIRGWRATDHPKEVNEILETKKRIHELDLLADDRLLSEEEINERKAGF, from the coding sequence ATGCAATCGTCAGGAAAATCGGGGGGATTGTTGAGCATGTGGGATGTAAACATCTTTGAGGTGCACGAAGTTATAAAATCAAGCCGGTTCTTGATAACAATTGGTGATTGGGAGGGAATCCCAGATAACACGATATTGGCAAATATATATGGTCCTCATGACCTGGATGAGAAGAAAAGATTATGGGATGAGTTGCTACAGATTAAAAGGGAGAGGCAAGGAACATGGATTTTGTTTGGAGATTTCAACACAGTTAGAAGAAGAGAGGAGCGTCTTAATTCTCATTTTTGTGCTTCCTCTGCGTTTTATTTCAACAAATTCATCTCAGATGCAGGCCTTCACGATATCAGATTGGGGGGGAGTAAATACACCTACTGCTATAACTCACTCAACAAACTCAGCAAACTCGATAGATTCCTGGTATGTAACAACTTTGTCAATATCTTTCCATTTACTTCAACCATTGCCCTGCCTAGGGAGCTGTCAGACCATAGCCCGATAATCCTTCAAACATCCTTCGCGGATTTTGGAAAACCCCCATTCCGCCTGTTTAATTCATGGCTTGACCGAGAAGGTTTTGAAGAAGTAGTTAAAAGCACTTGGAAGGAATTTGAGGGTTATGGAGCTCCGAATATGTATTTGATGGCAAAAATGAAATTTCTAAAAAATAGGATAAGGGGCTGGCGGGCCACAGACCACCCCAAGGAGGTGAATGAAATACTGGAAACTAAAAAAAGAATACATGAGCTCGATCTCCTAGCAGATGATCGACTACTTTCAGAAGAAGAGATTAATGAAAGAAAGGCAGGATTCTAA